A window of the Cannabis sativa cultivar Pink pepper isolate KNU-18-1 chromosome X, ASM2916894v1, whole genome shotgun sequence genome harbors these coding sequences:
- the LOC115700434 gene encoding uncharacterized protein LOC115700434, whose product MLEAVESSVNGGFSQLQSCGDSSEEELSVLPRHTKVVVTGNNRTKSVLVGLQGVVKKAVGLGGWHWLVLTNGIEVKLQRNALSVIEAPTGNEEDDDLDFDSIPWHGSDLTSDDTQKSHRSRHRVHKSSGSSHKTMCRSLSCDSQSKGSIITSRGPMIPPAQKVDLSKLEMAALWRYLRHFNLVDAIPNPSKEQLVDVVQRHFMSQQIDELQVIVGFVQAAKRLKTVCK is encoded by the exons ATGCTTGAAGCTGTGGAGAGTTCTGTCAATGGCGGTTTCTCGCAGTTGCAGAGCTGTGGTGATAGCAGCGAGGAAGAGCTCTCTGTACTCCCTCGTCATACCAAAGTGGTAGTGACGGGGAATAACAGGACTAAGTCCGTTCTTGTGGGTCTACAAGGTGTGGTCAAGAAGGCTGTAGGTTTAGGCGGATGGCATTGGCTG GTTCTTACTAATGGCATAGAAGTAAAGCTTCAAAGGAATGCCCTTAGTGTCATTGAAGCTCCCACTGGTAACGAGGAAGATGATGATCTTGATTTCGATAGCATTCCCTGGCACGGATCAGATTTGA CATCCGATGACACTCAAAAGTCCCATAGATCAAGACATAGAGTGCATAAGTCATCAGGGTCATCTCACAAGACTATGTGCAGATCTCTGTCCTGTGACTCTCAATCGAAGGGCTCTATCATTACTTCTCGTGGGCCCATG ATACCTCCTGCACAGAAAGTTGATCTCAGTAAACTGGAAATGGCTGCTTTGTGGAGATATTTGCGACATTTTAATCTT GTTGATGCTATTCCCAACCCATCAAAGGAGCAACTAGTAGATGTTGTGCAGAGGCATTTCATGTCACAG CAAATCGACGAGTTGCAGGTGATTGTGGGGTTTGTTCAGGCTGCAAAACGACTGAAGACAGTTTGCAAATGA